From one Planococcus citri chromosome 3, ihPlaCitr1.1, whole genome shotgun sequence genomic stretch:
- the LOC135839921 gene encoding uncharacterized protein LOC135839921 isoform X2 yields the protein MIPSEAPFGNWKKKKMKIKEQGLKPEGEIDFNVEYYDSYVEFPVQKRPNTKPRDQWENFEPAEFSGSTETKEQYVMFKEARKAALTRQSTNLKVEGDFEDSTETREKYLQPETNEKATLARRNTTLKLEGEIDLSTETNEKYKEFADVPRTKLLRRYSNLEIPREAIKSATEYRGNFTYPHNAERTPLIRSMENLHTEGEMEFQPEYKTSFIDFHPEYPDVKFRRRSRLQSETAPAKATRCHVKDTIRDGSTPRNPSPEYKHSFVKFPVQRPTFPRPSSNLMPTVGIEEKESELNAKYKPFKINQRTKSLRPSTHLKPEGEIQLSPEYDAAFIDFSHDPSVMKSRQCHTTDGHDGVSFSILDDNADPAKILDRSAERRFQKGKRFLVKNSDESSTETSSKSDCMNQMRPPFRMEVTNPDVVHKPFEKFKSDQSFVVLDENNNHNQWMQNKQKQDRRWSPSWMKS from the exons ATGATCCCGTCGGAAGCGCCGTTCGGAAAttggaaaaagaagaaaatgaaaattaaagagcAAGGTTTGAAACCCGAAGGTGAAATAGACTTCAATGTCGAATACTACGACAGCTACGTCGAATTTCCTGTGCAAAAACGACCCAACACGAAACCACGCGATCAATGGGAAAATTTCGAACCAGCTGAATTTTCTGGTTCGACCGAAACTAAAGAACAATACGTCATGTTTAAAGAAGCTAGAAAGGCGGCTTTAACTAGGCAATCTACAAATTTAAAAGTCGAAGGTGATTTCGAAGACAGTACCGAAACCAGGGAGAAATACTTACAGCCTGAGACGAACGAAAAAGCCACACTGGCCAGACGTAACACCACGTTGAAATTGGAAGGTGAAATAGATCTGTCGACTGAAACGAACGAGAAGTATAAAGAATTCGCAGATGTACCTCGAACTAAATTATTAAGAAGATACTCGAATTTGGAAATACCTCGCGAGGCAATCAAATCAGCTACCGAGTACAGAGGTAATTTCACATATCCTCATAATGCCGAACGTACCCCTCTAATCAGAAGTATGGAAAATTTACATACCGAAGGTGAAATGGAATTTCAACCAGAATACAAGACTAGTTTTATCGATTTTCATCCCGAGTATCCGGATGTGAAATTCAGAAGACGTAGCAGATTACAAAGTGAAACTGCACCAGCCAAAGCTACACGATGCCATGTCAAAGATACCATTCGAGATGGCTCAACTCCAAGAAATCCTAGTCCAGAATATAAACATTCTTTTGTCAAGTTCCCTGTTCAGAGACCAACTTTTCCAAGGCCGAGTTCGAATTTAATGCCTACAGTTGGAATTGAAGAAAAAGAATCCGAACTTAATGCCAAATATAAACCGTTTAAAATTAACCAAAGGACAAAAAGTTTACGTCCGTCGACACATTTGAAACCTGAGGGTGAAATACAACTCTCTCCGGAATATGATGCTgcttttattgatttttctcacGATCCTTCTGTGATGAAATCACGTCAATGTCATACTACAGATGGACATGACGGTGTATCGTTCAGTATACTTGATGATAATGCAGATCCGGCCAAAATACTCGACAG gTCAGCCGAAAGAAGATTTCAAAAAGGCAAACGTTTTTTGGTCAAGAATAGTGACGAATCTAGCACTGAAACTTCTTCAAAATCAGATTGCATGAATCAAATGAGACCTCCTTTTCGAATGGAAGTTACCAATCCAGATGTAGTCCATAAACCATTCGAAAAGTTCAAATCAGATCAATCGTTTGTGGTACTCGATGAAAACAATAATCATAATCAATGGATGCAAAATAAACAGAAACAAGATAGAAGATGGTCTCCATCTTGGATGAAATCATAA
- the LOC135840106 gene encoding uncharacterized protein LOC135840106, producing MKPPIITLVLLLILKVIETTAENFEYDAKFITSKYFIDKTDLLTELFLKGGLPYRYIMCPHGFGKSTNLAMVRKFSQIELDQNYHPIHWRRSSAYSLFKHLKIGMDDYIVSSHLARYPVIFINMSSARIDEMINENIISMMNEVINQPYKDYEWLLDFHEKNRSFSRLNQTDIEFMRKALNKHLAPSEVMESLNVLSRILYNHFDKEVIVLIDDLDKILMNAFINSQREVTANKYFVKLISLTIDGIFEYERNKYVGYGLLAGVSGLLFSISDASIQEVLVYTHRFLEESKFAPFFGFTQKEVEKLCKRYHCNKTMITVLQNHFNGYKTNFKRHNLYHPSSIVKYFQSVNNSAQFPAPKTYWQIQEHETFIGRFLGIPPYLEKISQLFLGNPVTFHFKRFHHFSFVFDLLKINYPKIHTDHVDTLMTFLFEQGLLTCLTYQEHEAKYILPNEQVKEIFFNQLLDFYDKKGIRIETIAECFSEVLQITQNPDAVTSMAQKIQDILAEPFENIQLVEASEYSYCEEPAEVMFQAVIYASLLKNGTFNVSAEILDSLTDGTHIIFNVENKLGIILLKYQSENIEIPIERAIDVYKRKNGIDAMVLIAINIVQNGVELTIDCRNQLEIMKYINSTESSMKS from the coding sequence ATGAAACCACCCATAATCACGCTGGTGCTCCTTCTGATCCTCAAAGTCATCGAAACCACTGCAGAAAATTTCGAATACGATGCGAAATTCATCACCAGCAAATACTTCATAGACAAAACAGACCTGCTGACCGAACTTTTTCTGAAGGGAGGTCTACCCTATCGTTACATCATGTGCCCTCACGGTTTCGGTAAATCGACGAATTTAGCCATGGTTCGAAAATTCAGTCAAATTGAGCTGGATCAAAACTACCATCCCATACACTGGAGAAGGTCATCAGCTTACAGCTTAttcaaacacttgaaaattggaATGGATGATTACATCGTGAGCAGTCATTTGGCTCGCTACCCGGTCATATTCATCAACATGAGTTCAGCCCGTATCGACGAAATGATAAACGAGAATATAATCTCGATGATGAACGAAGTCATAAATCAGCCTTACAAAGATTACGAATGGCTGCTGGATTTCcacgaaaaaaatcgatcattttccAGACTCAACCAGACTGATATTGAATTCATGCGGAAAGCGTTGAACAAACATTTGGCACCATCCGAAGTAATGGAAAGTTTAAACGTGTTGTCTAGAATTTTATACAATCATTTCGACAAAGAAGTCATAGTATTGATCGACGATCTAGATAAAATCCTCATGAATGCGTTCATCAACTCGCAGAGAGAAGTAACAGCGAATAAATATTTCGTTAAATTGATTTCCTTAACCATAGATGGGATTTTCGAATACGAGAGGAATAAATACGTAGGATATGGACTTCTGGCAGGTGTAAGTGGTCTACTATTCAGTATCAGCGATGCCAGTATACAAGAAGTACTCGTTTATACTCATAGATTTCTAGAAGAGAGTAAATTCGCACCGTTTTTCGGATTCACTCAGAAAGAGGTGGAAAAACTGTGCAAGAGGTATCATTGCAATAAAACAATGATCACCGTTTTACAAAACCATTTCAATGGTTATAAGACTAATTTCAAACGTCACAACTTATACCATCCCAGCTCAATCGTCAAGTATTTTCAGTCTGTCAACAACTCAGCACAATTTCCAGCACCAAAAACGTATTGGCAAATTCAAGAACACGAGACTTTTATCGGTAGATTCTTAGGCATACCTccatatttggaaaaaatctctcaattatttttaggtaatccggttacttttcatttcaaacgctttcatcatttttcatttgtttttgatttactaaaaatcaacTATCCAAAGATCCACACCGATCACGTAGATACCTTGATGACTTTTTTATTCGAACAAGGCTTGCTGACATGTTTAACTTATCAGGAACACGAAGCCAAGTATATTTTACCAAATGAGCAAGTCAAAGAGATTTTCTTCAACCAGTTGTTAGATTTTTACGATAAAAAAGGTATCAGAATCGAAACCATCGCAGAATGTTTTTCAGAAGTGCTTCAAATAACCCAAAATCCAGATGCTGTTACATCAATGGCGCAAAAAATACAAGATATTTTGGCCGaaccttttgaaaatatacAGTTGGTCGAAGCGAGCGAATATTCTTACTGCGAGGAGCCCGCCGAAGTCATGTTTCAAGCGGTTATTTACGCATCTTTGCTGAAAAATGGCACTTTTAATGTATCTGCAGAGATACTAGATTCATTGACGGACGGTACccatattattttcaatgttgaaaacaAGCTGGGTATAATCTTATTGAAATATCAATCTGAAAACATCGAAATACCTATAGAAAGAGCCATAGATGTGTACAAAAGGAAGAATGGTATCGATGCCATGGTCCTAATTGCCATCAATATCGTACAAAATGGCGTCGAGTTGACTATAGATTGCAGAAATCAGCTGGAAATCATGAAATACATTAACTCGACAGAATCATCGATGAAATCTTAA
- the LOC135839921 gene encoding uncharacterized protein LOC135839921 isoform X1, with translation MAASKKPLPFSRLRYTRSRKNGQLNESKKAAVKSSTPTESSIPHSRHAYPLYFTVDDLAWNRRKRIPSKLPDNLRPLSGKFAEYKSEYKKKFRSFMIPSEAPFGNWKKKKMKIKEQGLKPEGEIDFNVEYYDSYVEFPVQKRPNTKPRDQWENFEPAEFSGSTETKEQYVMFKEARKAALTRQSTNLKVEGDFEDSTETREKYLQPETNEKATLARRNTTLKLEGEIDLSTETNEKYKEFADVPRTKLLRRYSNLEIPREAIKSATEYRGNFTYPHNAERTPLIRSMENLHTEGEMEFQPEYKTSFIDFHPEYPDVKFRRRSRLQSETAPAKATRCHVKDTIRDGSTPRNPSPEYKHSFVKFPVQRPTFPRPSSNLMPTVGIEEKESELNAKYKPFKINQRTKSLRPSTHLKPEGEIQLSPEYDAAFIDFSHDPSVMKSRQCHTTDGHDGVSFSILDDNADPAKILDRSAERRFQKGKRFLVKNSDESSTETSSKSDCMNQMRPPFRMEVTNPDVVHKPFEKFKSDQSFVVLDENNNHNQWMQNKQKQDRRWSPSWMKS, from the exons ATGGCTGCGTCCAAGAAACCGTTACCCTTTTCCAG ACTTCGTTACACTCGAAGTCGCAAAAATGGGCAGTTGAACGAGTCGAAAAAGGCAGCCGTCAAGTCTTCCACGCCAACCGAATCTTCCATACCTCACAGTCGTCACGCTTACCCTCTCTATTTCACCGTAGACGATCTTGCATGGAATCGACGTAAACGAATACCGTCAAAGTTACCAGATAATTTAAGGCCTTTATCGGGAAAGTTCGCCGAATATAAATCAGAGTACAAGAAAAAATTCCGCTCGTTTATGATCCCGTCGGAAGCGCCGTTCGGAAAttggaaaaagaagaaaatgaaaattaaagagcAAGGTTTGAAACCCGAAGGTGAAATAGACTTCAATGTCGAATACTACGACAGCTACGTCGAATTTCCTGTGCAAAAACGACCCAACACGAAACCACGCGATCAATGGGAAAATTTCGAACCAGCTGAATTTTCTGGTTCGACCGAAACTAAAGAACAATACGTCATGTTTAAAGAAGCTAGAAAGGCGGCTTTAACTAGGCAATCTACAAATTTAAAAGTCGAAGGTGATTTCGAAGACAGTACCGAAACCAGGGAGAAATACTTACAGCCTGAGACGAACGAAAAAGCCACACTGGCCAGACGTAACACCACGTTGAAATTGGAAGGTGAAATAGATCTGTCGACTGAAACGAACGAGAAGTATAAAGAATTCGCAGATGTACCTCGAACTAAATTATTAAGAAGATACTCGAATTTGGAAATACCTCGCGAGGCAATCAAATCAGCTACCGAGTACAGAGGTAATTTCACATATCCTCATAATGCCGAACGTACCCCTCTAATCAGAAGTATGGAAAATTTACATACCGAAGGTGAAATGGAATTTCAACCAGAATACAAGACTAGTTTTATCGATTTTCATCCCGAGTATCCGGATGTGAAATTCAGAAGACGTAGCAGATTACAAAGTGAAACTGCACCAGCCAAAGCTACACGATGCCATGTCAAAGATACCATTCGAGATGGCTCAACTCCAAGAAATCCTAGTCCAGAATATAAACATTCTTTTGTCAAGTTCCCTGTTCAGAGACCAACTTTTCCAAGGCCGAGTTCGAATTTAATGCCTACAGTTGGAATTGAAGAAAAAGAATCCGAACTTAATGCCAAATATAAACCGTTTAAAATTAACCAAAGGACAAAAAGTTTACGTCCGTCGACACATTTGAAACCTGAGGGTGAAATACAACTCTCTCCGGAATATGATGCTgcttttattgatttttctcacGATCCTTCTGTGATGAAATCACGTCAATGTCATACTACAGATGGACATGACGGTGTATCGTTCAGTATACTTGATGATAATGCAGATCCGGCCAAAATACTCGACAG gTCAGCCGAAAGAAGATTTCAAAAAGGCAAACGTTTTTTGGTCAAGAATAGTGACGAATCTAGCACTGAAACTTCTTCAAAATCAGATTGCATGAATCAAATGAGACCTCCTTTTCGAATGGAAGTTACCAATCCAGATGTAGTCCATAAACCATTCGAAAAGTTCAAATCAGATCAATCGTTTGTGGTACTCGATGAAAACAATAATCATAATCAATGGATGCAAAATAAACAGAAACAAGATAGAAGATGGTCTCCATCTTGGATGAAATCATAA